From the Ictalurus furcatus strain D&B chromosome 19, Billie_1.0, whole genome shotgun sequence genome, one window contains:
- the LOC128623586 gene encoding olfactory receptor 1-like, whose product MTSDMTSVPNALSANATFIRPSTFYINGFYNIPHTKYYYAFLCIVYAVTVLGNSFIMCTIYLARSLHTGKYIVVFNLALSDLGGSSALIPKLIDTFLFENQVISYEACLANMFFVLFFMTVQSLTLLVMAYDRVVAICFPLRYSVIVTKEAMTLIIVITWIFSITIIALLVALITRLSFCRSVIINNYFCDHGPIVILACNDKFINRVMAIGCFVVLDCVPFLLIIVSYICIGIALLNISHGLERRKAMKTCTSHLILVALFYLPFIGTNITSLTSSINANDRIINSSLTQIIPPMLNPIIYTLKTEEVMQAVKVLYKRAKAVVICNIPNGQVFPPWVEVDSKKTNFC is encoded by the coding sequence ATGACATCTGACATGACTTCTGTGCCGAATGCGCTCTCTGCAAATGCAACATTTATTCGCCCTTCCACTTTTTATATAAATGGGTTTTACAATATTCCACACACGAAGTACTACTATGCCTTTCTCTGCATTGTCTATGCTGTGACAGTTTTaggaaattcttttataatgTGCACCATCTATCTAGCACGTAGCCTCCATACAGGAAAGTACATTGTTGTGTTTAACTTGGCTCTTTCTGATTTGGGTGGCAGCTCTGCTCTTATTCCAAAGCTTATTGATACTTTTCTGTTTGAGAATCAGGTCATATCATATGAAGCCTGTCTGGCAAacatgttttttgtcttattcttTATGACCGTGCAGTCTCTTACTCTGCTTGTTATGGCCTATGACAGAGTAGTTGCTATATGTTTTCCTTTAAGGTATAGTGTCATTGTCACCAAAGAAGCAATGACTTTAATCATTGTCATTACCTGGATTTTCTCTATAACTATCATTGCACTCCTTGTAGCTCTGATTACCAGACTGTCCTTCTGTAGATCTGTAATTATCAACAACTATTTCTGTGATCATGGGCCTATCGTGATTTTAGCTTGTAATGATAAATTTATAAATCGTGTCATGGCCATAGGCTGTTTTGTTGTGCTGGATTGTGTTCCATTTCTGTTAATAATTGTCTCTTATATTTGTATTGGCATTGCCTTGCTGAATATCTCACATGGTTTGGAGCGGAGAAAAGCTATGAAGACCTGTACTTCCCACCTTATTTTGGTGGCTTTATTTTATCTCCCGTTTATAGGCACCAATATAACATCTCTTACATCATCTATAAATGCCAATGATAGGATAATAAATTCTTCCCTGACACAGATTATTCCCCCCATGTTAAACCCCATTATATATACGTTAAAGACAGAGGAGGTCATGCAGGCGGTTAAAGTGCTCTACAAACGGGCCAAAGCAGTAGTGATATGTAACATTCCCAATGGACAGGTATTTCCACCATGGGTAGAAGTtgacagtaaaaaaacaaatttttgtTGA